TAGAGAGGCGGGGGCTAATCCCATCATAATAGTGTCTTCCGAAGAGGTCGCGATTATACTAAGGGATAAAAGAGTCGAGACATTGTCAGACCTAGTTAAGATGGCCGGAGATTCCGATGTTTTGGTCTTAGAAGGATTTCACGGTTTACTCAAGGAAAACGATGAGGTCATAAAAATAGCTTTGATAAAAAACGCAGAAGATTTGGACACTATGAAAGGCGAAATAGTGGCCACGTTTGAGAATCTAAATGAAAGCGGTGTATATAGGCTCCCAGAAGAGTTCCCCCAGCTTTTTAAACTAGTCCTAGATAAAATGTCTTGCTAAAAGACGTTTCATTTTTCTTTTACAGATCACCTTCAGGGATTATTATGAAGATCGTGGTTCTGACTCTAGAGCACTCGTAATTTAGGATATGTTATAGGACCATAAACGTCCCTGGTATGCGCCCAAGATTATTAACTAGTGTGTCAAATTGAAAAGTATGGAAAGCTGCCGCAGAAGAAAGCTGGTAATATGCATAAGCGGTCTTGCCGCTACAGGTAAGAGTACAGTCGCTAGGAAGCTTGCTAAAGCTTTGAAAATTAAGTACGTTTCTGGCGGTCAGGCGCTAAAACAGCTGGCCATTGAGAAAGGTTATAAGCCGGGGGGCGAAGACTG
Above is a genomic segment from Aigarchaeota archaeon containing:
- the mobB gene encoding molybdopterin-guanine dinucleotide biosynthesis protein B; the encoded protein is MTHYNHGLLTGWGLGLKVVAVLGHKKSGKTRLATMLIRALKEMNYKVASAKHVYHANFSIDQPGKDSWKHREAGANPIIIVSSEEVAIILRDKRVETLSDLVKMAGDSDVLVLEGFHGLLKENDEVIKIALIKNAEDLDTMKGEIVATFENLNESGVYRLPEEFPQLFKLVLDKMSC